One window of Ralstonia pickettii DTP0602 genomic DNA carries:
- a CDS encoding preprotein translocase subunit SecE (K03073: secE; preprotein translocase subunit SecE), whose translation MANPNVETVNANSGKWMLGVAVLLVVAGVIGFYALAQQPSYVRGAALFGGIALGIVVALVSAPGKDFIGFAKESYREVRKVVWPTRKESGQMTGLVFVFVVIMALFLWSADKLIEWIVFSLVLGWK comes from the coding sequence ATGGCCAATCCCAATGTTGAAACCGTGAACGCCAACAGCGGCAAGTGGATGCTCGGCGTCGCGGTGCTGCTGGTGGTTGCCGGTGTCATCGGTTTCTATGCACTAGCACAGCAACCGTCTTATGTACGTGGCGCTGCGCTGTTCGGCGGCATTGCACTGGGTATCGTGGTTGCGCTGGTGTCGGCACCAGGCAAGGACTTTATCGGGTTCGCCAAGGAATCGTACCGGGAAGTTCGCAAGGTCGTCTGGCCGACGCGCAAGGAGTCCGGGCAGATGACGGGACTGGTCTTCGTCTTTGTCGTCATCATGGCACTGTTCCTGTGGTCGGCGGACAAGCTCATCGAGTGGATCGTCTTCTCGCTCGTGTTGGGCTGGAAATAA
- a CDS encoding 50S ribosomal protein L11 (K02867: RP-L11, MRPL11, rplK; large subunit ribosomal protein L11), giving the protein MAKKIIGFIKLQIPAGKANPSPPVGPALGQRGLNIMEFCKAFNAQTQGMEPGLPVPVVITAFADKSFTFVMKSPPATVLIKKAAGVTKGSPKPHTDKVGKITRAQAEEIAKAKNADLTAADLDAAVRTIAGSARSMGITVEGL; this is encoded by the coding sequence ATGGCCAAGAAGATCATTGGCTTTATCAAGCTGCAGATTCCGGCTGGTAAGGCAAATCCCTCCCCGCCCGTTGGTCCCGCACTGGGTCAGCGTGGTCTGAACATCATGGAGTTCTGCAAGGCGTTCAACGCCCAGACCCAAGGCATGGAGCCTGGTCTGCCGGTGCCGGTGGTGATTACCGCCTTCGCCGACAAGAGCTTCACGTTCGTGATGAAGTCGCCCCCCGCGACCGTGCTGATCAAGAAGGCAGCCGGCGTGACCAAGGGTTCGCCGAAGCCGCACACGGACAAGGTTGGCAAGATCACCCGCGCCCAGGCTGAAGAAATCGCCAAGGCCAAGAACGCTGACCTGACCGCCGCCGACCTGGACGCCGCCGTGCGTACCATCGCCGGTTCGGCTCGTTCGATGGGCATCACCGTGGAGGGTCTGTAA
- the tuf gene encoding elongation factor Tu (EF-Tu; promotes GTP-dependent binding of aminoacyl-tRNA to the A-site of ribosomes during protein biosynthesis; when the tRNA anticodon matches the mRNA codon, GTP hydrolysis results; the inactive EF-Tu-GDP leaves the ribosome and release of GDP is promoted by elongation factor Ts; many prokaryotes have two copies of the gene encoding EF-Tu~K02358: tuf, TUFM; elongation factor Tu) — protein sequence MAKEKFERTKPHVNVGTIGHVDHGKTTLTAAIATVLAAKFGGAAKKYDEIDAAPEEKARGITINTAHVEYETANRHYAHVDCPGHADYVKNMITGAAQMDGAILVCSAADGPMPQTREHILLARQVGVPYIIVFLNKCDMVDDAELLELVEMEVRELLSKYEFPGDDTPIIKGSAKLALEGDKGELGEVAIMNLADALDNYIPTPERAVDGTFLMPVEDVFSISGRGTVVTGRIERGVIKVGEEIEIVGIRPTVKTTCTGVEMFRKLLDQGQAGDNVGLLLRGTKREDVERGQVLCKPGSIKPHTHFTGEVYILSKDEGGRHTPFFNNYRPQFYFRTTDVTGSIELPADKEMVMPGDNVSITVKLIAPIAMEEGLRFAIREGGRTVGAGVVAKILD from the coding sequence ATGGCAAAGGAAAAGTTCGAGCGGACCAAGCCGCACGTGAACGTTGGTACGATTGGTCACGTTGACCATGGCAAGACCACGCTGACGGCAGCGATCGCTACGGTGCTGGCTGCGAAGTTCGGTGGTGCCGCCAAAAAGTACGACGAAATCGACGCAGCGCCGGAAGAAAAGGCACGCGGTATTACCATCAATACCGCCCACGTCGAGTACGAAACGGCCAACCGCCACTACGCGCACGTTGACTGCCCGGGCCACGCTGACTATGTGAAGAACATGATCACGGGTGCTGCCCAGATGGACGGCGCAATCCTGGTGTGCTCGGCCGCTGACGGCCCGATGCCGCAAACGCGTGAGCACATCCTGCTGGCCCGCCAGGTTGGCGTGCCTTACATCATCGTGTTCCTGAACAAGTGCGACATGGTGGACGACGCTGAACTGCTCGAGCTGGTCGAGATGGAAGTTCGCGAGCTGCTGTCGAAGTACGAGTTCCCCGGCGACGACACCCCGATCATCAAGGGTTCGGCCAAGCTGGCGCTGGAAGGCGACAAGGGCGAGCTGGGCGAAGTGGCCATCATGAACCTGGCCGACGCCCTGGACAACTACATCCCGACGCCGGAGCGTGCCGTTGACGGTACCTTCCTGATGCCGGTGGAAGACGTGTTCTCGATCTCGGGTCGCGGCACCGTGGTGACCGGCCGTATCGAGCGTGGCGTGATCAAGGTCGGCGAAGAAATCGAAATCGTCGGTATCCGCCCGACCGTGAAGACCACCTGCACCGGCGTGGAAATGTTCCGCAAGCTGCTGGACCAGGGTCAAGCTGGCGACAACGTCGGCCTGCTGCTGCGCGGTACCAAGCGTGAAGACGTCGAGCGCGGCCAAGTGCTGTGCAAGCCGGGTTCGATCAAGCCGCACACCCACTTCACCGGCGAGGTGTACATCCTGTCGAAGGACGAAGGCGGCCGTCACACCCCGTTCTTCAACAACTACCGCCCGCAGTTCTACTTCCGTACCACCGACGTGACCGGCTCGATCGAGCTGCCGGCGGACAAGGAAATGGTGATGCCGGGTGACAACGTGTCGATCACCGTCAAGCTGATCGCCCCGATCGCCATGGAAGAAGGCCTGCGCTTCGCTATCCGTGAAGGCGGCCGTACCGTCGGCGCCGGCGTCGTGGCAAAGATCCTCGACTAA
- a CDS encoding transcription antitermination protein NusG (K02601: nusG; transcriptional antiterminator NusG) yields MTDNAQQETTAPESPSSKKRWYVVHAYSGMEKSVQRALQERIERAEMQDKFGRILVPSEEVVEIKGGHKSVTERRFFPGYVLVEMEMTDETWHLVKNTSKVTGFVGGARNRPSPISQREVDKIMTQMQEGVEKPRPKTLFEVGEMVRVKDGPFTDFNGNVEEVNYEKSRLRVSVTIFGRATPVELEFGQVEKV; encoded by the coding sequence ATGACGGATAACGCTCAGCAGGAAACCACCGCGCCGGAATCGCCTTCGTCGAAGAAGCGCTGGTATGTCGTGCATGCCTACTCCGGTATGGAGAAGAGCGTGCAACGCGCGCTGCAGGAGCGCATCGAGCGCGCCGAGATGCAGGACAAGTTTGGCCGCATCCTGGTGCCTTCCGAAGAAGTCGTGGAAATCAAGGGCGGGCACAAGTCGGTCACCGAACGCCGTTTCTTCCCGGGCTACGTGCTGGTGGAAATGGAAATGACCGACGAAACCTGGCACCTGGTGAAGAACACCAGCAAGGTCACCGGCTTCGTGGGCGGCGCCCGCAACCGCCCGAGCCCGATTTCGCAGCGCGAAGTCGACAAGATCATGACCCAGATGCAGGAAGGGGTCGAGAAACCGCGTCCCAAGACGCTGTTCGAAGTGGGCGAAATGGTGCGGGTCAAGGATGGCCCGTTCACCGACTTCAACGGCAACGTCGAGGAAGTGAACTACGAGAAGTCGCGCCTGCGCGTCTCGGTCACGATCTTCGGGCGCGCAACGCCGGTCGAGCTCGAGTTCGGCCAGGTCGAGAAGGTTTAA